One window of Herpetosiphon gulosus genomic DNA carries:
- a CDS encoding ABC transporter substrate-binding protein, with amino-acid sequence MLKRAALGMLVIIGLAFVSACGGTSQPQAETIKIGFFGPMSGNSASDGTHSMYAAKLAIDQANANQTVPGKTFELVTYDDQLDPNQAITVAQKLVTEDKVRAVIGGSYSSTTRAAAPVFQQAGIPMLAAYATHPEVTKTGPMIFRVIYITTVQGKALAVYATTKLNYRNFHVLNINNDYGRSITEAFTKTAQANHSTIVSTSEYASDATDFSSQIAIIKAKPADALILVGYYAQSADIIKQVRQAGITLPIIGSDGLDSPSLVDLGGSDVEGVILATDFSRNDPRSIVQNFIREYRNAHGIDPDVVASSTYDATNLLIDAFKRSPNTSSSAIRDTLAATQTYEGVTGAIVFTPEREVNKTVLFVKIERGAFTFLDKLDPSQLP; translated from the coding sequence ATGCTAAAACGAGCCGCATTGGGGATGCTTGTAATCATAGGTTTGGCCTTCGTTAGTGCTTGTGGGGGTACTTCTCAGCCCCAAGCCGAGACGATCAAAATCGGCTTTTTTGGCCCAATGAGCGGCAACAGTGCCAGTGATGGCACGCACTCGATGTATGCTGCGAAATTGGCGATTGATCAAGCCAATGCCAACCAAACTGTGCCTGGCAAAACCTTCGAGTTGGTGACCTATGACGATCAACTTGATCCCAATCAAGCAATTACGGTGGCTCAAAAACTCGTTACTGAAGATAAAGTTCGCGCCGTGATTGGCGGCTCCTACAGCAGTACCACCCGCGCAGCCGCCCCTGTCTTTCAACAAGCTGGCATCCCAATGTTGGCGGCCTATGCTACTCATCCCGAAGTTACCAAAACTGGCCCGATGATCTTTCGGGTCATTTATATAACAACCGTTCAGGGTAAAGCATTAGCGGTTTATGCCACGACTAAGCTCAATTATCGTAATTTCCATGTGCTGAATATTAATAATGATTATGGGCGGAGCATCACCGAGGCTTTTACCAAAACCGCCCAAGCCAACCACTCGACGATCGTTAGCACCAGCGAATATGCCAGCGATGCTACTGATTTTAGCAGCCAGATTGCGATAATTAAGGCCAAACCAGCTGATGCTTTGATTTTGGTTGGTTATTATGCCCAAAGTGCTGATATCATTAAGCAAGTTCGCCAAGCAGGCATTACCTTGCCCATTATTGGCTCCGATGGCTTGGATTCGCCGTCGTTGGTCGATCTTGGTGGTAGCGATGTTGAAGGCGTGATTCTGGCAACCGATTTTTCGCGCAATGATCCACGGTCAATTGTTCAGAACTTTATTCGCGAGTATCGCAATGCTCACGGGATTGATCCCGACGTTGTAGCTTCATCAACCTACGATGCTACTAATTTGTTGATCGATGCCTTCAAACGCAGCCCAAACACCAGTTCAAGCGCGATTCGCGATACTTTGGCGGCGACCCAAACCTACGAAGGGGTAACTGGTGCAATTGTCTTTACGCCTGAACGTGAAGTTAATAAAACCGTCTTGTTTGTCAAAATTGAGCGAGGAGCTTTTACCTTTCTGGATAAACTTGATCCCAGTCAATTGCCCTAA